In Pirellulales bacterium, the DNA window TCGCGTCTTGAAGTAATGCAACCAGGGCCGGGCCGTCGTCGGTGGCCAGCGCCTGCCGAAATTTCGCCAGTGCCGCGTCGACACCGTCGAGCGTTGCCAACACATTGGCCCGATTCGAAAGTAATATATCGCGCCACAATTCGGGATCGCCGGCGGCAATCCGCGTGGTATCGATCCAGCCACCAGCCACGAGCGACAGGCTTTCGCGCGGCGTGCCCGACACAAGCGCCGCGGCCACCAGGTGTGGCACGTGGCTGGCACCGGCCACTAGCTTGTCATGTTCGGCAGGAGACATCGTTAACACCTTGGCTCCCAGAGCCTGCCACAGGGTCGTGATCGTTTGTACGTCTTCGGGCCGTGTCATGGTGCCGGGCGTGACCACGACGTTGCGTTTTACGAACAAGCCTGCCACGGCGGCGCCGGGTCCCGCTTTTTCGCCGCCGGCCAAGGGATGGCTGCCGACGAAATGCGCCTCGTGCGGTAGTTCTCGATCCAACTCGCCGACGATCGCTCCCTTGGTGCTGCCGACGTCCGTGATCAGCGCGCCAATCTTGGCGAAGCTGGCCGCGGCGACGACATCCTGCACGACGCGTCCGATGGGCGTACAGACTATGACCAATTGGGCATCGGCCAGCCCTTGCGGCAGGTCGATCGTGGTCGAGGTGCAGGCCCCCATTTGCCGGGCGACATGCAGGCTTTCCTCGCGGCGACCGATTCCGACCACGTGGCGGGCCAGCCCGAGTCGCAACAGGTCCAGCCCGATCGATCCACCGATCAATCCCACGCCGACGATGGCCACGGTATCCCACTGCGGGTGTTTACCGGCGGTGGCATTCGCGGAATGAGTCATCGCGGCGTCCGAACACTCTGCGGGGAACGGAATGCGGGTTAAACCGGCACGAAGAGCCGGCATTGTAGCAAATCGCGCGGCTTTGTGACGGGGGGCGAAAACGGCCAAAATTTGGGCCGAAAACAATGGCTTCGGGATGCGCGAACCCAGTAGCGCCAATCGCGGCTCTCTGATGATCAGCCTCGGTTAAACTAAGCCGTAGGTCCCAAACTCGATTGAGCCGAATGCAATATATCGCCCCCAGGATTCATGTGCTCCTCGCGCGACAGGCCCGCGTGGGACTTGTGTTGCGCCGCGGTCCTTCGCGTCAGGTTTGCACGCTCGCGTGGGATCGGACGAGTGACATTTTCTCGCTGGGGCAATGGCTGAAGGGAAGCATTTACGAGGATCTCAGCGACTTATCGCCTGACGGAAAGTATTTCATCTACTTCGCGCTAAATGGGCGATGGAAATCAGAAACAGGGGGAAGCTGGACGGCGATCTCGCAGGTTCCTTACCTGAAGGCGATTGCGTTGTACCGTACGAACGCGTATTGGGCCGGCGGTGGATTATTTACCAGCGACCGCACGTACTGGCTGAACAGTGACCAAAGCGAGAACCCGTTGATCCGAACGACATTGGTGTCGCGCGATCAAGACTTCGATCCAGCGACAGCTTGCGGCGGCCACGGTAATTACTTTGGGCGTCTCATCCGCGATGGCTGGACGTGCATTGAGGATTTCAAGAACGCAAAATCGGATCAGTCATTCATCTTCGAACGGCCCCTGCGACGCGGCTGGACGCTGCGCAAGATATCTCACGTTCAAATCGATCGCCCGCAAGGGAAGCGAATCAACTGGGACGAGCACGAATTGGTGCATTTCGTGAGCGGCCGTTGCGAGGCGCATCCCGACTGGGAATGGGCTGACGTTGACGAAATGCGCTTGGTTTGGGCGAGCGGAGGAAAGCTACTCGCCGGCAGGATTGACGACCAAGGTCTGGGCGCAACCGAGGTGCTCTACGACTTCAACGATATGACATTCGAGGCGATTAAGGCGCCTTATTAGCTGCGCGCCTTACGTCGGCTTCGCTTCGCAGGCCGCCGGGTTGTA includes these proteins:
- a CDS encoding prephenate dehydrogenase/arogenate dehydrogenase family protein encodes the protein MTHSANATAGKHPQWDTVAIVGVGLIGGSIGLDLLRLGLARHVVGIGRREESLHVARQMGACTSTTIDLPQGLADAQLVIVCTPIGRVVQDVVAAASFAKIGALITDVGSTKGAIVGELDRELPHEAHFVGSHPLAGGEKAGPGAAVAGLFVKRNVVVTPGTMTRPEDVQTITTLWQALGAKVLTMSPAEHDKLVAGASHVPHLVAAALVSGTPRESLSLVAGGWIDTTRIAAGDPELWRDILLSNRANVLATLDGVDAALAKFRQALATDDGPALVALLQDAKRTRDAVGS